The Hyphomicrobiales bacterium nucleotide sequence TCTGTTAGTTTAGAGGTGCAGTGGCGTTCAACGGCAAGGCGAAGGTCCTCATCGCTCATGCCAGCGCCATCATCGCTGACACGGATCAGATTTTTGCCACCGCCAGCGGTCACCACTTCGATATTTTGAGCGCCCGCATCAATAGCATTTTCAACAAGCTCTTTCACGACGCTAGCGGGGCGCTCAATCACTTCACCGGCAGCGATCCGGTTGATCATGGCATTGTCTAATCGTTGTACAGCGTTTGTCATTATGTTCCGCTTTTTAACAAATCGTGCTTGAGGCGCCATAAAGTTGACATCCCGCAGCCCAATTCGTTGCGCACGAACACCATAAGATTGCCCGTGCGTATGAATCTCTTCGTATGCATTTAATTTACCAGCTTGGCAGGGATAACAAAACTAATGAGGAAACTTATGACCAAATATGTATCAATTTTTACCAAATTGGGTGTGATTACTGTTCTAGCTGTATCAGTGAGCGCTTGTAATTTGACACGCACAGAGAGAACAGTCGCAAAAGGCGGCGCGATTGGTGCTGCTACGGGTACTGGCGTTGCAATCCTAGCTGGTGGCCCATTAGCAGCGGGCGCACTCATCGGTGGTGCGGCAGGCGCGACATCCGGTGCTATATTTGAGCAAAACAAAAAGCGTCGTCGCTAATGAAATCAAAGCCCATCAATCAATAGCACGCCAGCCGATGTCACGTCGGCAAAAGCCATTTGGCCAGTCGATTTTATCAACGGCCTTATAGGCACGCCGTTGCGCTTCTTTGACACTCGTGCCCATGGCTGTAACGTTTAAAACCCGTCCACCTGTGGCAACAAGCTCGCCGTTTTTCATGGCGGTTCCGGCATGAAATATTTCTACGTTCTCTGCATCTTGCGCATTTTGAAGATCAATCGGTGTATTTTTATCATAAGAGCCGGGATAGCCTTTGGAGGCGAGCACAACACTAAGTGCGGTTTCATCAAACCAACGCGCTGTGACTTTATCCAAAAGACCGTCAACGGTTGCATTGAGCAGCGTTAAAATATCGTCCTTTAATCGCATCATTAAAACCTGACATTCTGGATCGCCAAACCGGCAATTATGTTCGATCAGTTTGGGGCCATCTTCTGTAATCATTAAACCGGCGAACAAAACTCCTTTATAGGGATGCCCCATATCGCTCATTGCGCGTACGGTTG carries:
- a CDS encoding bacteriocin, which translates into the protein MTKYVSIFTKLGVITVLAVSVSACNLTRTERTVAKGGAIGAATGTGVAILAGGPLAAGALIGGAAGATSGAIFEQNKKRRR